From one Triticum urartu cultivar G1812 chromosome 3, Tu2.1, whole genome shotgun sequence genomic stretch:
- the LOC125544104 gene encoding ribulose bisphosphate carboxylase large chain-like, with protein MRQRDRFVFCAKAIYESQAETGEIKGHYLNATTGTCEEMIKRAVFARELGVPNVMHDYLTGGFTANTTLAHYCRDNGLLLHIHHAMHAVIDRPKNHGMHFRVLAKALHMSGADHIHSGTVVGKLEGEREMTLGFVDLLRDDFIEKDRARGIFFTQDWVSMPGVIPVASGGIHVWRMPALTEIFGDDSALQFGGGTLGHPWGNAPGAAANRVALEACVQARNEGRDLAREGNEIIRAACKWSHELAAACEVWKAIKFEFEPLDTID; from the coding sequence ATGCGCCAGAGAGACCGTTTTGTCTTTTGTGCCAAAGCTATTTATGAATCACAGGCCGAAACCGGTGAAATCAAGGGGCATTACTTGAATGCGACTACGGGTACATGTGAAGAAATGATTAAGAGAGCTGTATTTGCAAGAGAATTAGGGGTTCCTAATGTAATGCATGACTACTTAACTGGGGGATTCACCGCAAATACTACTTTGGCTCATTATTGCCGCGACAATGGCCTACTTCTTCACATTCACCATGCAATGCATGCAGTTATTGATAGACCGAAAAATCATGGTATGCATTTCCGTGTATTAGCTAAAGCATTGCATATGTCTGGTGCAGATCATATCCACTCCGGTACAGTAGTAGGTAAGTTAGAAGGGGAACGCGAAATGACTTTAGGTTTTGTTGATTTATTGCGCGATGATTTTATTGAAAAAGATCGTGCTCGCGGTATCTTTTTCACTCAGGACTGGGTATCCATGCCAGGTGTTATACCGGTAGCTTCAGGTGGTATTCATGTTTGGCGTATGCCAGCTCTGACCGAAATCTTTGGGGACGATTCTGCATTACAATTTGGTGGAGGAACTTTAGGACATCCTTGGGGAAATGCACCTGGTGCAGCAGCTAATCGAGTGGCTTTAGAAGCCTGTGTACAAGCTCGTAACGAAGGGCGCGATCTTGCTCGCGAAGGTAATGAAATTATCCGAGCAGCTTGCAAATGGAGTCATGAACTAGCCGCAGCTTGTGAAGTATGGAAGGCGATCAAATTCGAGTTCGAGCCGTTAGATACTATTGATTAA